Proteins encoded in a region of the Bradyrhizobium sp. CB3481 genome:
- a CDS encoding carbohydrate ABC transporter permease, which produces MSNARITRAPFDPAMLFKALFLAVVAVFVLVPLLATLLGGFKSLGELRVNPFGLPQHWEWQNYADILFSARYWQLLRNSLIISALAVTLTLIVASMAAFTFAHVKFYGSSMLLSYLTLGLLFPAATAVLPLFIKVRDLGLLDTYFGVALPQVAFSLAMSVLLLRRFFKDIPYELLEAALVDGCSYIKFFRYVTLPLSRPILATVGTITFVNSWNAYLLPLVMLNTDALYPWPLGIMVYQGEYSSEWHLILAFITLTILPTIILFLLAQKHIVAGLTAGAVKG; this is translated from the coding sequence ATGAGTAACGCCCGGATCACCCGCGCGCCGTTCGATCCGGCCATGCTGTTCAAGGCGCTTTTCCTTGCCGTGGTGGCGGTTTTCGTGCTGGTGCCGCTGCTCGCAACCCTGCTCGGCGGCTTCAAGTCGCTCGGCGAGTTGCGCGTCAACCCATTCGGGCTGCCGCAGCACTGGGAGTGGCAGAACTATGCCGACATCCTGTTCTCGGCGCGCTACTGGCAGCTCCTGCGTAACTCGCTGATCATCTCGGCGCTCGCAGTGACGCTGACCCTGATCGTCGCCTCGATGGCGGCGTTCACCTTCGCCCATGTCAAATTCTACGGCAGCTCGATGCTGCTCAGTTACCTGACGCTGGGCCTGCTGTTTCCCGCCGCGACTGCGGTATTGCCGCTGTTCATCAAGGTGCGCGATCTCGGGTTGCTCGATACCTATTTTGGCGTTGCGCTGCCGCAGGTGGCCTTCAGCCTCGCGATGAGCGTGCTGCTGCTGCGGCGCTTCTTCAAGGACATTCCCTATGAACTGCTTGAGGCGGCGCTGGTCGATGGCTGCAGCTATATCAAATTCTTCCGCTACGTGACGCTGCCGCTGTCGCGACCGATCCTTGCGACCGTCGGCACCATCACCTTCGTCAACAGCTGGAACGCCTATCTGTTGCCGCTGGTGATGCTCAACACCGATGCGCTCTATCCCTGGCCGCTCGGCATCATGGTTTATCAGGGCGAGTATTCGTCGGAGTGGCATCTGATCCTGGCCTTCATCACCCTGACCATCCTGCCGACGATCATTCTCTTCCTTCTGGCGCAGAAGCACATCGTCGCCGGCCTCACCGCGGGCGCGGTCAAGGGATGA